The Apodemus sylvaticus chromosome 17, mApoSyl1.1, whole genome shotgun sequence genome contains a region encoding:
- the LOC127667276 gene encoding lymphocyte antigen 6A-2/6E-1-like isoform X2: protein MGGAEGKESTYCSPHLTELASVPATCSEKKMNTSRAAKSCVLILLVALLCAERAQGLECYQCMDVPVGVPCPIVYCPDTDRFCVTQVAEDLFGSQKLKIKRSSCVPSCPSQSENMPFPGPSYFIVKTYCCIEDLCNAAVPTGGNTWTMAGVLLFSLGSVLLQTLL from the exons atgggaggagctgagggaaaaGAAAGTACTTACTGCAGTCCACATCTCACTGAACTTGCCAGTGTGCCTGCAACCTGTTCAGAGAAGAA GATGAATACTTCTCGTGCTGCAAAGTCCTGTGTGCTCATCCTTCTTGTGGCCCTACTGTGTGCAGAAAGAG CTCAGGGGCTGGAGTGCTACCAATGCATGGATGTCCCAGTTGGGGTTCCCTGCCCAATTGTTTACTGCCCCGACACTGATAGGTTCTGTGTTACTCAGGTGGCAGAAGACCTTTTTG gctctcaaaaactaaaaataaagcgCAGTTCTTGCGTTCCTTCCTGCCCTTCTCAATCTGAAAATATGCCATTCCCGGGTCCTAGCTACTTCATAGTGAAGACTTACTGCTGTATCGAAGACCTCTGCAATGCTGCAGTTCCCACTGGAGGCAACACCTGGACCATGGCAGGGGTGCTTCTGTTCAGCCTGGGCTCAGTCCTCCTGCAGACCTTGCTGTGA
- the LOC127667276 gene encoding lymphocyte antigen 6A-2/6E-1-like isoform X1 — protein sequence MGGAEGKESTYCSPHLTELASVPATCSEKKFYLCTPSPRMNTSRAAKSCVLILLVALLCAERAQGLECYQCMDVPVGVPCPIVYCPDTDRFCVTQVAEDLFGSQKLKIKRSSCVPSCPSQSENMPFPGPSYFIVKTYCCIEDLCNAAVPTGGNTWTMAGVLLFSLGSVLLQTLL from the exons atgggaggagctgagggaaaaGAAAGTACTTACTGCAGTCCACATCTCACTGAACTTGCCAGTGTGCCTGCAACCTGTTCAGAGAAGAA GTTTTACCTGTGCACCCCTTCTCCGAGGATGAATACTTCTCGTGCTGCAAAGTCCTGTGTGCTCATCCTTCTTGTGGCCCTACTGTGTGCAGAAAGAG CTCAGGGGCTGGAGTGCTACCAATGCATGGATGTCCCAGTTGGGGTTCCCTGCCCAATTGTTTACTGCCCCGACACTGATAGGTTCTGTGTTACTCAGGTGGCAGAAGACCTTTTTG gctctcaaaaactaaaaataaagcgCAGTTCTTGCGTTCCTTCCTGCCCTTCTCAATCTGAAAATATGCCATTCCCGGGTCCTAGCTACTTCATAGTGAAGACTTACTGCTGTATCGAAGACCTCTGCAATGCTGCAGTTCCCACTGGAGGCAACACCTGGACCATGGCAGGGGTGCTTCTGTTCAGCCTGGGCTCAGTCCTCCTGCAGACCTTGCTGTGA
- the LOC127667281 gene encoding lymphocyte antigen 6I-like isoform X1, with protein sequence MESSHATKSCVLILLVALLCAERAQGLECYHCAGVPLETSCNTTTCPYTDGFCVTQETEVIVGSQRKKVKTSQCLPHCPADQENMQTPDPSVKMKVFCCQEDLCNAALPTGGSTWTVAGVLLFSLGSVLLQTLL encoded by the exons ATGGAGAGTTCTCATGCTACAAAGTCCTGTGTGCTCATCCTTCTTGTGGCCCTACTGTGTGCAGAAAGAG CTCAGGGGCTGGAGTGCTACCATTGTGCAGGTGTCCCACTTGAGACATCCTGTAATACAACTACCTGCCCTTACACTGATGGATTCTGTgttactcaggagacagaagttaTTGTGG gctctcaaagaaagaaagtaaagaccaGTCAGTGCCTTCCTCACTGCCCTGCTGATCAAGAAAACATGCAGACCCCAGATCCTTCTGTCAAGATGAAGGTTTTCTGTTGCCAGGAAGATCTCTGCAATGCTGCACTTCCCACTGGAGGCAGCACCTGGACCGTGGCAGGGGTGCTTCTGTTCAGCCTGGGCTCAGTCCTCCTGCAGACCTTGCTGTGA
- the LOC127667281 gene encoding lymphocyte antigen 6I-like isoform X2 — protein sequence MLQSPVCSSFLWPYCVQKEGLECYHCAGVPLETSCNTTTCPYTDGFCVTQETEVIVGSQRKKVKTSQCLPHCPADQENMQTPDPSVKMKVFCCQEDLCNAALPTGGSTWTVAGVLLFSLGSVLLQTLL from the exons ATGCTACAAAGTCCTGTGTGCTCATCCTTCTTGTGGCCCTACTGTGTGCAGAAAGAG GGGCTGGAGTGCTACCATTGTGCAGGTGTCCCACTTGAGACATCCTGTAATACAACTACCTGCCCTTACACTGATGGATTCTGTgttactcaggagacagaagttaTTGTGG gctctcaaagaaagaaagtaaagaccaGTCAGTGCCTTCCTCACTGCCCTGCTGATCAAGAAAACATGCAGACCCCAGATCCTTCTGTCAAGATGAAGGTTTTCTGTTGCCAGGAAGATCTCTGCAATGCTGCACTTCCCACTGGAGGCAGCACCTGGACCGTGGCAGGGGTGCTTCTGTTCAGCCTGGGCTCAGTCCTCCTGCAGACCTTGCTGTGA